One stretch of Cygnus olor isolate bCygOlo1 chromosome 1, bCygOlo1.pri.v2, whole genome shotgun sequence DNA includes these proteins:
- the LOC121065042 gene encoding lysozyme g, producing MSLMLVLLGLAALLGACQGRTDCYGNVNRIDTTGASCKTAKPEGLSYCGVPASKTIAERDLKAMDRYKTIIKKVGEKLCVEPAVIAGIISRESHAGKVLKNGWGDRGNGFGLMQVDKRSHKPQGTWNGEVHITQGTTILIDFIKRIQKKFPSWTKDQQLKGGISAYNAGAGNVRSYARMDIGTTHDDYANDVVARAQYYKQHGY from the exons ATGAGCCTGATGCTCGTGCTGCTGGGCCTTGCTGCCCTCCTGG GTGCCTGCCAGGGCCGCACGGATTGCTACGGCAATGTAAACAGAATTGACACCACCGGGGCTTCATGCAAAACTGCAAAACCAGAGGGCTTAAGCTACTGCG GAGTTCCAGCTTCAAAAACAATTGCTGAACGAGACCTAAAAGCTATGGATAGATACAAAACAATCATTAAGAAAGTTGGCGAAAAGCTGTGTGTTGAGCCCGCTGTGATTGCTGGCATCATCTCTCGTGAATCTCACGCTGGTAAAGTACTGAAGAACGGCTGGGGTGACCGTGGAAATGGATTTGGTTTAATGCAG GTTGACAAAAGAAGCCATAAACCCCAGGGAACGTGGAATGGAGAAGTCCATATCACTCAGGGCACAACAATACTTATCGATTTTATAAAGAGAATACAGAAGAAGTTCCCAAGCTGGACAAAGGATCAGCAGCTGAAAG GTGGGATTTCTGCCTACAATGCCGGAGCTGGGAATGTCCGAAGCTATGCAAGGATGGACATTGGCACTACCCATGATGACTACGCCAACGATGTGGTCGCTCGAGCCCAGTATTACAAGCAGCATGGATACTAG